A single genomic interval of Nitratidesulfovibrio sp. SRB-5 harbors:
- a CDS encoding BPL-N domain-containing protein codes for MSTLHILWDESHVWGLLAWRAVESMGLPYRLVRAQEIADGLLSRNPPALLLVPGGTARLKADALGEAGMQAVRDYVAGGGRYLGFCGGAGLGLTGEHGLGLCPWSRASFTDRMQHFVSGHVHATVSAGHPLTPAALPPEPALPVWWPGRFAPEDGHDVEILARYTEPGSDFWVADLPLDTLPPGTFAEWEDLYGIRLRPTFLVGQPCILHGRYGTGSYTLSYTHLETPESPQANLWLAHLVQRLTDAPPASGVPGVSGGLRAATPLVPAWELDALPARWHDDGLLRARALFDDIVTIGINHCLFFRRNSWLIGWRAGIPGANLNNLHAAVCTAVSTPPTPAAEDYWHGRKADFLARLALFHKGVTGYLLAERLAMTLSKTFPETVSRQSLKEQRAALFGPPMASGGLYAELLDVLDRLVFLQLHG; via the coding sequence ATGTCAACCCTTCACATACTTTGGGACGAATCCCACGTCTGGGGGCTGCTGGCCTGGCGTGCGGTTGAGAGCATGGGCCTGCCGTACCGGCTGGTGCGGGCGCAAGAGATAGCCGACGGCCTGCTTTCCCGCAATCCCCCCGCCCTGCTGCTGGTGCCCGGCGGCACCGCGCGCCTCAAGGCCGACGCCCTGGGCGAGGCGGGCATGCAGGCCGTGCGCGACTACGTGGCCGGGGGCGGACGCTACCTTGGCTTCTGCGGCGGCGCGGGCCTTGGCCTTACCGGTGAACACGGCCTTGGGCTGTGCCCGTGGTCGCGCGCGTCGTTCACCGACCGCATGCAGCACTTCGTGTCCGGCCACGTGCACGCCACGGTCAGCGCCGGGCACCCCCTGACCCCAGCCGCCCTGCCGCCGGAACCGGCCCTGCCGGTGTGGTGGCCGGGCCGCTTTGCCCCGGAAGACGGCCACGACGTGGAAATACTGGCCCGCTACACCGAGCCGGGCAGCGATTTCTGGGTGGCCGACCTGCCGCTGGACACCCTGCCCCCCGGCACCTTCGCCGAGTGGGAAGACCTGTACGGCATCCGCCTGCGGCCCACCTTTCTGGTCGGGCAGCCGTGCATCCTGCACGGCAGGTACGGCACGGGCAGCTACACCCTCAGCTACACCCACCTCGAAACGCCGGAATCGCCCCAGGCCAACCTGTGGCTGGCGCATCTGGTGCAGCGCCTGACCGACGCCCCCCCCGCTTCCGGCGTTCCCGGCGTTTCCGGTGGCCTGCGCGCCGCAACCCCGCTGGTGCCCGCATGGGAACTGGACGCCCTGCCCGCCCGCTGGCACGACGACGGCCTGTTGCGCGCCCGCGCGCTGTTCGACGACATCGTGACCATCGGCATCAACCACTGCCTGTTCTTTCGCCGCAATTCGTGGCTCATCGGCTGGCGCGCGGGCATACCCGGCGCCAACCTGAACAACCTGCACGCGGCGGTGTGCACCGCCGTGTCCACCCCGCCCACGCCCGCCGCAGAGGACTACTGGCACGGGCGCAAGGCGGACTTCCTGGCCCGGCTGGCCCTGTTCCACAAGGGCGTCACCGGCTACCTGCTGGCCGAACGGCTGGCCATGACCCTGTCCAAGACCTTTCCGGAAACCGTCTCGCGCCAGAGCCTGAAGGAACAGCGCGCCGCCCTGTTCGGCCCGCCCATGGCCAGCGGCGGCCTGTACGCGGAACTGCTGGACGTGCTGGACCGGCTGGTGTTCCTGCAACTGCACGGGTAG
- a CDS encoding diguanylate cyclase → MDRPATGETTAPRPATGAVWLFSALSAYCAATWLDANVFALGVHNLTPLRLGAGVAMVVCLRSGWQSMPLIAVLSLAVALLSGPARHAALPLSCVLSAAVSDALAGGMAAMLLQRVFAAPPASVPDLFRAVGRVCLPAAVSGAGVIVLQQATEGYVPWDQAEYLFATLVMAVCLGLLLVYPLYRACAAYRHLTGRECRWLGGVLGGNLVFLLLSFNGYGGCIYFIMPLLVLLAYNARLHGLMLALAPSMMAVAYGATMGFGPFQMPTTGEAAFLLATFLCSTTIVTLGVALHNRQLLNADSNREMWEQKAMRDPLTGLFNRSRLDCALEAELRRAQRSEDVLSLLMVDVDNFKSYNDIHGHLAGDTCLRAVAHTLRTVVHRAPDMVARYGGEEFACVLPGTAEAGAAQMAERIRCAVAELCIVHPGNTPAGHVTVSVGVTTVRGGRNATPDQAIDMADRALYRAKSKGRNTVATAQDILPPQACPHADLLRLAWSRSYECGEARIDAQHRQLFEMVNRLLAAFLDNAPRAACLAIIHELLTALAEHFRDEEAVLRSRGYPDAEHHAELHATLLEAAGDLAARYEHANLPLDTALRVISHEVVARHMLDDDTKFHPYVQGTSGQRSAGRHLS, encoded by the coding sequence ATGGATCGACCCGCAACCGGAGAAACCACCGCGCCCCGGCCAGCCACCGGTGCCGTCTGGCTATTCTCCGCCCTTTCCGCCTACTGCGCCGCCACCTGGCTGGACGCCAACGTCTTTGCCCTGGGCGTGCACAACCTGACCCCGCTGCGTCTTGGGGCCGGGGTGGCCATGGTGGTGTGCCTGCGCAGCGGCTGGCAGTCCATGCCGCTCATCGCGGTCCTTTCCCTGGCCGTGGCCCTGCTTTCCGGGCCAGCGCGCCACGCGGCACTGCCCCTGTCCTGCGTGCTGTCCGCCGCCGTGTCCGACGCCCTTGCCGGGGGCATGGCCGCCATGCTCCTGCAACGCGTGTTCGCCGCGCCACCTGCCAGCGTGCCCGACCTGTTCCGCGCAGTGGGCAGGGTCTGCCTGCCCGCCGCCGTCTCCGGCGCCGGGGTCATCGTCCTGCAACAGGCTACGGAAGGATACGTGCCGTGGGACCAGGCAGAATACCTGTTCGCCACGCTGGTCATGGCGGTATGCCTGGGGCTGCTGCTGGTCTACCCGTTGTACCGGGCCTGCGCCGCATACCGCCACCTTACCGGCAGGGAATGCCGCTGGCTGGGGGGCGTGCTGGGCGGCAACCTGGTGTTTCTTCTGCTGTCCTTCAACGGGTATGGCGGGTGCATCTACTTCATCATGCCCCTGCTGGTGCTGCTGGCCTACAATGCCCGCCTGCACGGGCTGATGCTGGCCCTGGCCCCTTCCATGATGGCCGTGGCCTACGGCGCCACCATGGGCTTCGGTCCCTTCCAGATGCCCACCACGGGCGAGGCGGCCTTTCTGCTGGCCACATTCCTGTGCAGCACCACCATAGTCACCCTGGGAGTGGCCCTGCACAACCGCCAGTTGCTGAACGCCGACAGCAACCGCGAAATGTGGGAACAGAAGGCCATGCGCGACCCGCTGACCGGGCTGTTCAACAGAAGTCGTCTGGATTGCGCCCTGGAAGCGGAACTGCGCCGAGCCCAGCGTTCGGAGGACGTGCTGTCGCTGCTGATGGTCGATGTGGACAACTTCAAGTCCTACAACGACATCCACGGCCATCTGGCGGGTGACACCTGCCTGCGGGCCGTGGCGCACACCCTGCGCACGGTGGTCCACCGCGCGCCCGACATGGTGGCCCGCTACGGCGGCGAGGAATTCGCCTGCGTGCTGCCCGGCACGGCGGAAGCGGGGGCGGCACAGATGGCCGAACGCATTCGTTGCGCCGTGGCCGAACTGTGCATCGTCCACCCGGGCAACACCCCGGCGGGCCACGTTACCGTCAGCGTGGGCGTGACCACGGTGCGCGGCGGGCGCAACGCCACCCCGGACCAGGCAATCGACATGGCCGACCGGGCCTTGTACCGGGCCAAGTCCAAGGGGCGGAACACGGTGGCCACGGCACAGGACATCCTGCCCCCGCAGGCCTGCCCGCACGCCGATCTGCTGCGGCTTGCCTGGAGCCGTTCGTACGAATGCGGCGAGGCACGCATCGACGCCCAGCACCGCCAACTGTTCGAGATGGTCAACCGGCTGTTGGCCGCCTTTCTGGACAACGCCCCCCGCGCGGCCTGCCTGGCCATCATCCACGAACTGCTCACCGCCCTTGCCGAGCATTTCCGCGACGAGGAAGCCGTGCTGCGCAGCCGGGGCTACCCCGACGCCGAGCACCACGCGGAACTGCACGCCACCCTGCTGGAAGCGGCGGGCGACCTGGCCGCTCGCTACGAGCACGCCAACCTTCCCCTCGACACGGCGCTGCGGGTCATCTCCCACGAGGTGGTGGCGCGCCACATGCTGGACGACGACACCAAGTTCCACCCATACGTGCAGGGCACGTCCGGACAGCGTTCCGCCGGGCGGCATCTCTCCTGA
- a CDS encoding diguanylate cyclase: MRVIPLRQRLLLLLAILSSLALVALGTFSYVRAKNIMLHGAESAMALQADTLANAIVSQYAGEYARAVASLRQDPRVVACLSGRPYDHQGLMASWASFLRQRPEAYFVYFADMSGRVHAIQPPRDLPPDFDARTRPWFRRAMEHPGVVGWSDPYTEFITGKTVVSTVATVDDPAGGKPLGVLGLDITTDGLRNILSGVALPSGSGLLVLTANGHPVTATGLGAALADRVDTTPLRNLARGTYAAHGTDRAIGGTIGDNAGNGATYLHVDGEQVLTAVRAVPGPGWRLVLLVPQEELLRAVAPIRYGTILAIGGTLLLFAVLFAVATAGASGRVGQLAEYMRSVARGDFTVRNLFTGRDEFGALNRHLNELVTARRDAEAALRDAERQHRELVENAPIGIFRTAWDGTINVLNQHGAALLGFRDVAHARAVLDDSVIPLYAEPVDRQAMLDDLTAGEVVTGLRLRWYRRGGEAIWVSLYARRTGTPEAPEVESFFLDVTDQVEDTLRLEQLATTDELTGVANRRHFMARLEDEAARAQRYGRPLSVLLLDADHFKSINDTWGHEAGDMVLRHITDVMGLSLRENDLIGRLGGEEFGVLLPETAQERALRTAERIRAAVEDAPVAVRDVWVGCTVSVGAAEYRGANDSLDDLIRRADHMLMRAKEEGRNRVCAQQARPARAESPDGTGGNGPAGNGQDAA, translated from the coding sequence ATGCGGGTCATCCCCTTACGGCAACGCCTGTTGCTGCTTCTTGCCATCCTTTCGTCCCTAGCGCTGGTCGCGCTCGGGACGTTTTCCTACGTACGCGCCAAAAACATCATGCTGCACGGGGCAGAATCGGCCATGGCCCTTCAGGCGGACACCCTGGCCAACGCCATCGTCAGCCAGTACGCCGGTGAATACGCCCGCGCCGTGGCCAGCCTGCGCCAGGATCCGCGCGTGGTGGCCTGCCTTTCCGGGCGGCCCTACGACCATCAGGGGCTGATGGCCAGTTGGGCCAGCTTCCTGCGGCAACGGCCCGAAGCCTACTTCGTCTACTTCGCGGACATGTCCGGGCGGGTCCACGCCATCCAGCCCCCGCGCGATTTGCCACCCGACTTCGACGCCAGGACGCGTCCGTGGTTCCGCAGGGCCATGGAACACCCCGGCGTGGTGGGCTGGTCCGACCCGTACACCGAATTCATCACCGGCAAGACCGTGGTCAGCACCGTGGCCACGGTGGACGATCCGGCGGGCGGCAAGCCGCTGGGAGTGCTTGGCCTGGACATCACCACCGACGGACTGCGGAACATCCTTTCCGGCGTGGCCCTGCCCTCGGGCAGCGGGCTGCTGGTGCTTACCGCCAATGGGCACCCCGTCACCGCCACCGGGCTCGGAGCCGCGCTGGCCGACCGCGTGGACACCACCCCCCTGCGCAACCTGGCGCGCGGCACCTATGCCGCACACGGGACGGACAGGGCCATCGGCGGCACCATAGGCGACAATGCGGGCAACGGCGCCACCTACCTGCACGTGGACGGCGAACAGGTGCTGACAGCCGTGCGCGCGGTGCCCGGCCCTGGCTGGCGGCTGGTGCTGCTGGTGCCGCAGGAAGAACTGCTGCGCGCCGTGGCCCCCATCCGCTACGGCACCATCCTTGCCATCGGCGGCACGCTCCTCCTGTTTGCCGTGCTGTTCGCGGTGGCAACGGCGGGGGCGTCCGGTCGGGTGGGCCAGCTTGCCGAATACATGCGCAGCGTTGCGCGCGGCGACTTCACCGTGCGCAACCTGTTCACCGGGCGTGACGAATTCGGCGCGTTGAACCGCCACCTGAACGAACTGGTCACGGCCCGCCGCGACGCGGAAGCCGCCCTGCGCGATGCCGAACGCCAGCACCGCGAACTGGTGGAAAACGCGCCCATCGGCATCTTTCGCACCGCCTGGGACGGCACCATCAACGTGCTGAACCAGCACGGCGCGGCCCTGCTGGGTTTTCGCGACGTGGCCCACGCCCGCGCAGTGCTGGATGATTCCGTCATCCCCCTGTACGCCGAACCTGTGGACCGCCAGGCCATGCTGGACGACCTGACCGCCGGAGAGGTGGTGACCGGGCTGCGGCTGCGCTGGTACCGGCGCGGCGGCGAGGCCATCTGGGTGTCGCTGTACGCCCGGCGCACCGGCACGCCGGAAGCGCCGGAAGTGGAAAGCTTTTTCCTGGACGTGACCGACCAGGTGGAAGACACCCTGCGCCTGGAACAACTGGCCACCACCGACGAACTGACCGGCGTGGCAAACCGCCGCCATTTCATGGCCCGGCTGGAGGACGAGGCGGCGCGCGCCCAACGCTATGGCCGCCCGCTTTCCGTGCTGCTGCTGGATGCCGACCACTTCAAGTCCATCAACGACACCTGGGGGCACGAGGCGGGCGACATGGTGCTGCGCCACATCACCGACGTGATGGGCCTGTCCCTGCGAGAAAACGACCTTATCGGGCGCCTGGGGGGCGAGGAATTCGGCGTGCTGCTGCCGGAAACGGCGCAGGAACGCGCCCTGCGCACGGCGGAACGCATCCGCGCCGCCGTGGAGGACGCCCCGGTGGCCGTGCGCGACGTGTGGGTGGGGTGCACCGTCAGCGTGGGCGCGGCGGAATACCGGGGGGCCAACGATTCGCTGGACGACCTGATCCGCCGGGCCGACCACATGTTGATGCGCGCCAAGGAAGAGGGCCGCAACCGGGTATGCGCCCAGCAGGCCAGGCCCGCCCGCGCGGAATCCCCTGACGGCACGGGCGGTAATGGCCCTGCCGGAAACGGGCAGGACGCGGCCTGA
- a CDS encoding thioredoxin domain-containing protein codes for MLAGNRLSTSKSPYLLQHADNPVHWHPWGDEALQRARDEDRPLFVSVGYSTCHWCHVMAHESFEDDEVARLLNDAFVCVKVDREERPDIDAAYMAACQMLTGSGGWPLTIIALPDGRPFFAATYLPKHSRPGRIGLMDLVPRVLEVWRHKRDDVLDSADSIVEHVRRHAEAMLRPPADGRLPGAGTLHAACEAMASEFDAVNGGFGTAPKFPSPHNLLFLLRWARRNGHAAGQPGLAQAGSVPTGEESGGAKALRMAAQTLRSIRRGGIHDHVGYGFHRYSTDARWLLPHFEKMLYDQAMLMLAYAEAWLATGDGEFRRTAEETAAYVLRDLTSPEGAFYSAEDADSELDGARGEGLFYTFTLADIEEACAPLDVGPHAGGEGGGADDLHGPGADPACISDADLTARAFGCTAYGNYEDEATRSRTGRNVLHLPRTSQGLARDLGLPPREVEERLEAARAALFDLRARRPRPHLDDKVLADWNGLAIAAMSRCAQAFDAPHLAEAAAAAADFVLARMATPEGRLLHRWRDGEAAVPGLLDDYAFMIWGLIELYGATGEVRWLRRALRLQEVQDTFFHDVEGGGYWMTPADGDALLVRRKEGHDGALPSGNAAALFNLLRLALLLGRPEYGERARGVLRAFATQVRHHPIGSTMFLCGVDFALSGGRSVIVAGEPDQPDTEAMLAAVRGTYAPTTVLHLRTTDNARDLAALVPFTAHLAPLEDRATAWLCENYACSPPITDPAELKARLLAVRPLAQG; via the coding sequence ATGCTGGCGGGCAACCGCCTGTCCACCTCCAAAAGTCCGTACCTGCTCCAGCACGCGGACAACCCCGTGCACTGGCACCCGTGGGGCGACGAGGCTCTGCAACGCGCCCGCGACGAGGACAGGCCGCTGTTCGTCAGTGTAGGGTATTCCACCTGCCACTGGTGCCACGTCATGGCCCACGAATCGTTCGAGGACGACGAGGTGGCCCGCCTGCTCAACGACGCCTTCGTGTGCGTCAAGGTGGACCGCGAGGAGCGCCCGGACATCGACGCCGCCTACATGGCCGCCTGCCAGATGCTGACCGGCAGTGGGGGCTGGCCGCTGACCATCATTGCCCTGCCCGACGGGCGGCCCTTCTTTGCCGCCACCTACCTGCCCAAGCATTCGCGGCCCGGCCGCATCGGGCTGATGGACCTGGTGCCGCGCGTGCTGGAGGTGTGGCGCCACAAGCGCGACGACGTGCTGGATTCCGCCGACAGCATCGTGGAGCATGTGCGCCGCCATGCCGAGGCCATGCTGCGCCCGCCCGCCGATGGCCGCCTGCCCGGCGCGGGCACCCTGCACGCCGCCTGCGAGGCCATGGCCTCGGAATTCGATGCCGTGAACGGCGGCTTCGGCACGGCGCCCAAGTTTCCCTCGCCGCACAATCTGCTGTTTTTGCTGCGCTGGGCGCGGCGCAACGGCCATGCCGCCGGGCAGCCGGGGCTGGCGCAGGCAGGCTCCGTGCCGACGGGAGAGGAATCCGGCGGGGCAAAGGCCCTGCGCATGGCCGCGCAGACCCTGCGGTCCATCCGGCGCGGCGGCATCCACGACCACGTGGGCTACGGCTTTCACCGCTACTCCACGGATGCCCGCTGGCTGCTGCCCCACTTCGAGAAGATGCTCTACGACCAGGCCATGCTGATGCTGGCCTATGCCGAGGCGTGGCTGGCCACCGGCGACGGCGAGTTCCGGCGCACGGCGGAAGAGACCGCCGCCTACGTCCTGCGCGACCTGACATCGCCGGAAGGGGCCTTTTACAGTGCCGAGGACGCCGACAGCGAACTGGACGGCGCGCGCGGCGAGGGGCTGTTCTATACCTTCACCCTGGCGGACATCGAAGAGGCCTGCGCCCCGCTGGATGTGGGGCCGCATGCGGGCGGTGAGGGCGGCGGTGCGGATGACCTTCACGGCCCCGGCGCGGACCCGGCCTGCATTTCCGACGCGGACCTGACGGCCCGGGCCTTTGGCTGCACGGCCTACGGCAACTATGAGGACGAGGCCACGCGCAGCCGCACGGGCCGCAACGTCCTGCATCTGCCCCGCACGTCGCAAGGGCTGGCGCGCGACCTGGGCCTGCCCCCGCGCGAGGTGGAGGAACGGCTGGAAGCGGCCCGCGCCGCCCTGTTCGACCTGCGCGCACGGCGCCCGCGCCCCCATCTGGACGACAAGGTGCTGGCAGACTGGAACGGCTTGGCCATCGCTGCCATGTCGCGCTGCGCCCAGGCCTTCGATGCGCCGCATCTGGCAGAGGCCGCCGCCGCAGCAGCGGACTTTGTGCTTGCGCGCATGGCCACCCCGGAAGGGCGGCTGCTGCACCGCTGGCGCGATGGCGAGGCCGCCGTGCCCGGCCTGCTGGATGACTACGCCTTCATGATCTGGGGGCTCATCGAACTGTACGGCGCCACCGGCGAGGTGCGCTGGCTGCGGCGCGCCCTGCGTCTGCAAGAGGTGCAGGACACCTTCTTTCACGACGTCGAGGGCGGCGGGTACTGGATGACCCCGGCGGACGGCGATGCCCTGCTGGTGCGCCGCAAGGAAGGGCACGACGGTGCGCTGCCCTCGGGCAACGCCGCCGCGCTGTTCAACCTGCTGCGCCTGGCCCTGCTGCTGGGGCGTCCCGAATACGGCGAGCGGGCGCGGGGCGTGCTGCGTGCCTTTGCCACGCAGGTGCGCCATCATCCCATTGGCTCCACCATGTTCCTGTGCGGGGTGGACTTTGCGCTCAGCGGCGGGCGCTCGGTGATCGTGGCGGGAGAGCCGGACCAACCGGATACCGAGGCCATGCTGGCCGCCGTGCGGGGTACCTACGCGCCCACCACGGTGCTGCACCTGCGCACCACCGACAACGCGCGTGATCTTGCGGCGCTGGTGCCGTTCACCGCGCACCTGGCCCCGCTGGAAGACCGCGCCACGGCCTGGCTGTGCGAGAACTACGCCTGCTCGCCGCCCATTACCGACCCGGCGGAATTGAAGGCCCGCCTGCTGGCCGTACGCCCCCTGGCGCAAGGGTAG
- a CDS encoding TIGR02117 family protein, whose translation MPSRTPHPGQPPQPPLRRTLLRTLTWALRGLALLPLGYLLAVAVLGSMPRPTDGVPLPACCQPVRTAPNATDQRNDTPAPAIPLAPGAPGAPDAPGAPDAQGTPGGENAGMADAATREAPPVTIHVISNGVHADIVLPARVEGEPGLADVLGLPDVPGLLDAPGKNGGTGNGPGNASGGGTGGGPGSQRSGPTALTALTALTALPDNAYLAIGWGAREFYLATPTWDQMRPGVALRALALAPAALHVEVMPGPPLPDADTRILHLSRQGYRNLVAFVAASLRRDAAGRPMRIPATPENGGAGYGPGSLFFEATGRFSPLRTCNTWAADALAATGARTPVWTPLPHFVLHHLPATER comes from the coding sequence ATGCCGTCCCGCACGCCGCATCCCGGCCAGCCGCCGCAACCGCCCCTGCGCCGTACCCTGCTTCGTACCCTGACATGGGCATTGCGCGGCCTGGCCCTGTTGCCGCTGGGATACCTGCTGGCCGTGGCCGTGCTGGGCAGCATGCCGCGCCCGACTGATGGAGTGCCCTTGCCCGCATGCTGCCAGCCCGTGAGGACGGCACCCAACGCCACGGACCAGCGGAACGACACGCCTGCGCCCGCCATACCGCTCGCGCCCGGTGCGCCCGGTGCGCCCGATGCGCCCGGTGCACCGGACGCGCAGGGCACGCCGGGCGGAGAAAACGCGGGGATGGCGGACGCCGCAACGCGCGAAGCCCCGCCAGTGACCATCCATGTGATCAGCAACGGGGTGCATGCGGACATCGTGCTGCCCGCACGAGTGGAAGGAGAACCGGGGTTGGCGGACGTGCTGGGACTGCCGGACGTGCCGGGGCTTCTGGACGCGCCGGGGAAGAACGGCGGGACGGGCAACGGACCGGGGAATGCGTCAGGCGGCGGGACCGGTGGCGGACCGGGCAGCCAAAGGAGCGGCCCTACCGCACTGACAGCACTGACAGCCCTGACTGCCCTGCCGGACAACGCCTACCTGGCGATAGGCTGGGGCGCGCGGGAATTCTACCTGGCCACGCCCACTTGGGACCAGATGCGCCCCGGCGTGGCCCTGCGTGCGCTGGCCCTGGCGCCCGCCGCCCTGCACGTGGAGGTAATGCCCGGCCCGCCGTTGCCCGATGCGGATACCCGCATCCTGCACCTGTCACGGCAGGGCTACCGGAACCTTGTGGCCTTCGTGGCGGCCAGCCTGCGCCGCGATGCCGCTGGGCGCCCCATGCGCATTCCGGCCACGCCGGAAAACGGCGGCGCGGGCTACGGGCCTGGCAGCCTGTTTTTCGAAGCCACCGGGCGCTTCAGCCCCCTGCGCACCTGCAACACCTGGGCAGCCGACGCGCTGGCCGCAACCGGGGCGCGCACCCCGGTGTGGACGCCCCTGCCCCACTTCGTGCTGCATCACCTGCCCGCCACGGAACGCTGA
- a CDS encoding substrate-binding domain-containing protein: MRTSLAVLLLSLLMTGGAFAQDTGTIRISSTIGPVDAGIIPLLADTFGQRTGIKATYEKAGTGETLKKARTGDFDMVIVHARKLEDKFIADGFGVDRRDVMYNDFVILGPKEDPAGIRGMKDATEAFRRLATRKAMVVTRGDNSGTHVKEMEVWSAAGIEPGGDWYVVYPDGAKGNKATTQFADEKNAYVLMDRATWLTLKDSSRLAVLVEKDPLLLNYIALIRVNPEKFPQVNTAGALQLADWLTGEEAQGIIKTFGVEKYGEPLFFPNATPR, encoded by the coding sequence ATGCGCACGAGCCTTGCTGTTCTGTTACTGTCGCTTCTCATGACCGGCGGAGCATTCGCCCAGGACACCGGGACCATCAGGATATCCAGCACCATCGGCCCGGTGGACGCAGGCATCATTCCCTTGCTTGCCGATACCTTCGGGCAACGCACAGGCATCAAGGCGACCTATGAAAAGGCGGGCACGGGCGAAACCCTGAAAAAGGCCCGCACGGGCGACTTCGACATGGTCATCGTGCATGCCCGCAAGCTTGAGGACAAGTTCATCGCCGACGGCTTTGGCGTGGACCGCCGCGACGTGATGTACAACGACTTCGTGATCCTGGGCCCCAAGGAGGATCCGGCGGGCATACGGGGAATGAAGGACGCCACGGAAGCCTTCAGGCGATTGGCAACCCGCAAGGCCATGGTGGTCACCCGTGGCGACAATTCGGGCACCCACGTGAAGGAAATGGAAGTCTGGTCCGCGGCAGGCATCGAGCCCGGAGGGGACTGGTACGTGGTCTACCCCGACGGCGCCAAGGGCAACAAGGCCACCACGCAGTTCGCCGACGAAAAGAACGCATACGTGCTCATGGACCGCGCCACCTGGTTGACCCTCAAGGACAGCTCCCGTCTGGCGGTGCTGGTGGAGAAGGATCCGCTGCTGCTCAACTATATCGCCCTCATCCGGGTCAATCCCGAAAAATTCCCGCAGGTCAACACTGCCGGGGCCTTGCAGCTGGCCGACTGGCTTACGGGCGAAGAAGCGCAGGGCATCATCAAGACCTTTGGGGTGGAGAAATACGGCGAACCGCTGTTCTTTCCCAACGCTACCCCCCGTTAA